A genomic stretch from Chitinophagaceae bacterium includes:
- a CDS encoding TolC family protein produces the protein MGLQQCIDSAVQHNYSVRISGYDVKQADEKLLEAKANLLPKINAVVDYRYYTNLPYQLLPAAVFGGPAGSYKEAQFGVPHNINASVQLTYPLYNPVLQAGIKTIQTGAEVAELQQVKSQEDIALEVSNVYYNAQVLIHQLSFIDSNIVNSRKLLAVIKLLHQQKMAKGTDVEKVNLQLLQLLTQKETAESQYNQVLNILKFLIGLSPDSKRSIEANPGASQYTVFTDNPVTEIKLAEKQISFLQTEKKIIQKSKLPVFNLNAFYGTAGFANTGSNGFLKFYPLGYAGLQVVMPLYTGNVTKRKLKGKELEIEKASVKLSMLLEKYNVDRINNLSQLDIAQKNLHLINQQIQFAQTIYSKTVLQQKEGIATLTDVLLADNAIKEAQQNHITALVALRRAELEYKKLTGNILRK, from the coding sequence TTGGGCCTGCAGCAATGTATTGATTCAGCTGTTCAGCATAATTATTCTGTTCGTATATCCGGGTATGATGTAAAACAGGCTGATGAAAAATTGCTCGAGGCAAAAGCAAACCTGTTGCCGAAAATAAACGCAGTGGTTGATTACAGGTATTATACCAATCTGCCTTACCAGTTATTACCGGCAGCCGTATTTGGTGGGCCCGCTGGCAGTTATAAAGAAGCTCAGTTTGGTGTTCCACATAATATTAATGCTAGTGTACAGCTTACTTATCCGCTTTATAACCCGGTATTGCAGGCAGGCATTAAAACAATACAAACAGGTGCAGAAGTAGCTGAGTTGCAGCAAGTGAAATCCCAGGAAGATATTGCACTGGAAGTTTCCAATGTATATTACAATGCCCAGGTATTGATTCACCAGCTTTCTTTTATTGACAGTAATATAGTTAACAGCAGAAAGTTACTGGCTGTTATTAAATTATTGCATCAGCAGAAAATGGCAAAGGGAACGGATGTGGAGAAAGTTAATTTACAATTGCTGCAACTCCTTACTCAAAAGGAAACAGCAGAAAGTCAATACAACCAGGTGTTAAATATTTTGAAGTTTCTTATTGGTCTGTCTCCAGATTCAAAAAGAAGTATCGAAGCAAATCCCGGAGCCAGTCAATACACAGTATTCACCGATAATCCTGTTACGGAAATTAAATTGGCAGAAAAACAAATTAGTTTTTTGCAAACAGAGAAAAAAATCATACAAAAATCAAAGCTGCCGGTATTTAACCTTAACGCTTTTTATGGCACAGCCGGTTTTGCCAATACAGGCTCCAATGGTTTTTTAAAATTTTATCCGTTAGGATATGCAGGATTGCAGGTCGTTATGCCATTATACACAGGTAATGTAACCAAACGAAAACTAAAAGGGAAAGAACTGGAAATAGAAAAAGCAAGCGTTAAGCTCAGTATGCTGCTGGAAAAATATAATGTGGACAGGATAAATAATTTGTCTCAACTGGATATTGCTCAAAAAAATCTTCATCTAATCAATCAGCAGATACAATTTGCACAAACGATTTATTCAAAAACAGTGCTTCAGCAAAAAGAAGGTATCGCCACTCTTACGGATGTACTGCTGGCAGATAATGCAATAAAGGAAGCACAGCAAAATCATATAACTGCTCTGGTGGCATTACGCCGGGCCGAACTCGAATATAAAAAACTCACCGGAAACATTTTAAGAAAATGA